A window of Limosilactobacillus reuteri genomic DNA:
TGGCCGTAAATTTCATTGAAACGTCATGAACGACATGTTTGTCACCGTATAATACTTGTAAATTTTTCACTTCAAGAGCAACTGAATTTTCCATTCTTTTATCCTCACTTTGCAAGTCGTCGCTTGATTAAATAACCAATGTATCTAGCTAATAGGTTAAAGATTAAAATTGTTAGAATTAAAACCGCTACTGAACCATTTGAAACAGCACGGGCATCTGGAACCAGCCCTTCACTATTAACTTTCCAGATATGGACGGCTAAAGTTTCGGCTGGTCGTAATGGATTTAAGAAACTGGTAGGACTAAATGGGTTCCAATCGGTATAGCTAATTGCTGGTGAACTCTGCCCAGCCGTGTAGATCAAGGCAGCAGCTTCCCCAAAGATGCGGCCAGCACTTAGGATCGCTCCGGTAATAATTCCCGGTAAAGCAGCCGGTAAAACAATTTTAGTTGTTACGCGCCACTTTGACATTCCTAATCCCAATCCGGCCTGACGTTGAAGATAAGGAACTTGGCGAAGGGCGTCTTCACATGCCCGCGTTAAAATTGGCAGGTTCAAAATCGTTAATGCTAGTGCCCCAGCAAGCAAAGAGAAGTCTAACCCCCATTGCAAGACAAAGACTAAGTAACCAAATAGGCCCACTACCACTGATGGCAATGAACTTAAAACTTCAATTGCCAACCGTAATAAGTTTGTCCATCGATTATCCGGGGCATACTCACTTAAGTAAATAGCAGCACATAATGCTAATGGAATGGAAACAATTAATGTCAAAACAACCAGGTAAAGAGAATTAAATAATTGATCACGAATCCCTCCACCACTTCTAAACGATTCCGCGCTTGAAGTTAAGAAATGCCAAGAAATATGAGGAATACCTGATAGTAATAAATACGCTAATAAGGCAAATAAAACTAACCCCACTAAACCGGTTAAAGTTAAAATAATCACGGTTGCTAACCGATCTACTTTTTCTGGACGCATTATTTTACCCCTTTCCGGCTAACGAGCCGCATTAACAGATTGAGGGCCAAGGACATTACCAACAGAATTAAAGCTAAGGACCAGAGTGCATTGTTTGAAATCGTCCCCATGACTGTATTTCCAATTCCAGTAGTCAAAACACTAGTTAAGGTGGCCGCTGAATGCATCAATCCCGTTGGCATTACCGTTGTGTTTCCGATCACCATTTGAACTGCTAAGGCCTCACCAAATGCCCGCGCCATCCCAAATACCATTGCCGTTAAAATACCACTTTGGGCACTCGGAATAATCACCCGCGAAATCGTTTGCCAGCGAGTTGCTCCTAGTCCCGCAGAAGCATTGCGATATTGTTTTGGAACCGCCCTAAAACTATCAATTGTCATTGAGGTCATCGTTGGTAAAATCATCAAAAATAATACACAGGTAGCAGCGAGAATCCCAAAGCCAGTGCCGCCGAAAAAGCGCCGTAAAAAGGGAACGATTACTGTTAAACCGACATATCCATACACCACGGATGGAATTCCGACTAATAATTCGATGGTCGGTTGAAGAAACTTATATGCAGTTGATGGCAAAATCTCTGTGATTGCAATAGCAACTACTAAGGCAAGCGGCAAGGCAATTACCCCTGATAAAAGAGTAACACTAAAAGAAGTAGCAATCATCGGCAACGCGCCAAATACATGATCACTTGGCTGCCATTTAATCCCACTTAGAAATTCCCACAATGAATAGTGATTGCCAGTAAAAAGGGCAATTCCTTTCCAAGTTAAAAAGATTAAGATCGTTGCCACTAGTCCCCCAATTAAAGTAATTGCAAGATAACTAATTACTTTTCCTGAGGCTTCCTGCTTACTTTCAACAGAGGGCTGTGTCAAACGTTGTCGTAAGTCTTCCATCGTATTATTTCCTTTCAGTTACTTTCCCAGTTGGCGTTTTTTCAACTTTCATATCATGAATGCTAATATAGTGAGCTTCTGTTACGAGCGTCTTTTGGACTTTCTCGCTTTGCATATATTTAATGAAACTTGCAGTTGATTGGGATGGTTGTTTTTGCGTGTACATATGCTCATATGACCATAATGGCCACTTATTAGTTGTAACATTATCAGCAGTTGGTGCTACTCCATCAAGGTTAACTGACTGAACTTGGTCATTAAGATAAGCAAATGCAATATAGCTAATTGCCCCTGGTGTATTTCTAATAATTTCTTTGACTGTCCCGTTTGAATCTTGTTCTTGAGCATTCACTGCCTGCATTCCCGGTTTCAATACTGTTTGTTCAAACGCAACCCGGGTTCCACTTCCATGAGCACGATTAATAACTGTAATTGGCAAATCAGGTCCGCCAACTTCTTGCCAATTCGTAATTTGACCAGTAAAAATTTGCTGAAGCTGCTTCATTGTCAAATTCTTAATCCCAAGCTCTTCATTAACAATTGGTACTATTCCCAAAACAGCAACAATATTGTCATCTAATTTATTGGCATTAATCCCATCTTGCTGGTCAGCAAAGATATCAGCAGATCCGATATTTACTGCTCCTGCTTGTACCTGACTAAGACCGGTTCCTGAACCACCACCCTGTACAATAATGCTGGTTTGGGGATGCTTAGTTCGGTAATTATTTGCAACTGCTTCAGCTAATGGTTGAAGAGCTGTTGAGCCGACAATAGTAATTTTTTCTTGTGATAGTTGTTGCTTAGCGAGTACCCATGACCCGCCTAGCCAACAAACTATTGCGACGATAACAACCCCGATAATCGTTTTTTTCATTACTATTCCTACCTGTTTATTAGTTGTTTTCATATATTTCGTATGGTACAAATAGAGAATAGCAAGTCGATGTAAATTTTTAATCTTTGTAATGTAAAGGTTATGTAAATTTTGGAGAAAGTATTATGACCAAGAAATTTTTGCTAATGAGCCAGCAAGACGATCTCGTCCAACAGTTACAAGCTATTTGTAAAAAAGAACACTGGACCTATGAGCTCGTGACTACTCCAACTGGCTTAGTAGTAGCCTTAGAAAAAAATCAAATTAGCGGAATTTGGTGGGATATGACGGAGGTAAGCTTAGACACTACGATTGCTACCATGACCCTTATTCGGTCGCAAGTCCAAGGACCGATTACCGCTTTTACTCCTCGCTTTACGGAACACATTCAACGAAAATTATACCGGGCACATGTTGATGATGTAATTGCATTCCCTCTCCTCCCCAGTGTTTTCCGCTCCTTAATTCAGCAGCGCTTGTGGACTTACCACTATCCACAGATGCATTCACTAGCTGATGATAATATGACAAAAAATGACCCAGTTATAACTACTGGATCATGGGAAATTAATCAAGAAACCTATACTGTTACTAAAAATGATAAAACAATTGCTTTAACACCCAAGGAATTTCAACTACTTTCCTACTTAGTTGACCATAAAGGACAGGTATTAAACCGGGATCAACTCGTTAATGGAGTTTGGGGATATGATATTCTTGATACTTCACGGATCGTTGACATTCATATCAGTCACCTCCGCGATAAACTTGAAGATGACTCCCAACACCCTACTCACCTTCTCACAGTACGGGGATTTGGCTACAAATTTGTTTAAAATAATAAAAAATGAGCGAGGCTGGGAAAAAACTCCTAGTCCAAAATAAAAAGGCTCTACGTCAAGTAGTGTTGATACGCAAACATGAATCATCGCCAATTAAATTGGTCTAGTTAGAACTGTCATTCGTGACGGTTCTTTTTAGTTAGTTTGAATTTGGTGGCCAATAATTAAATAAATCCGAGTTTTAAATGCCGTAAAGTAACGATAACCACAGGCAACTCGTTTGATAGTCTTAATTCGATTATTAATCCTTTCGGTTCGACCATTTGAGAACTTAGTCTCAAAGCCACACTTAATCCCCTCTTTATAACGCGCTAAAACCTGGCAACGGTGGATTGTATAATGGCTAACACTGTCTGGCCGAAGTTTAAGTAATTGAAAGAAAGTTGTAAAATCACGTTGATTATAAGCATGCTTCAAGGATTGGATAAAATTATAGGTGGCTCTTAACTCTTGGTCATACCCTAACATTAAGTCTAAGATTATCATGGAATTAACAACGCGATTAAAATAACGTCCTTCGTAATACAATTTTGTACTTAATTTTTCTCGATCTTGAAGAAATAGCCGCCAATAATGTTTAAGACGACGAGCTTGTTTCTGCTCCGCTGAATCACCTTTTCGCAAACGGTTAAAGACATGAATTCGCACATGATTCATCGTGTCATTAAGGTGTTTGGCAATGTGAAAGCGATCATAAATAATTTGAGCACAAGGAAAAACTGTTTTAACTAGTTGGTCATAAGCAGCGTTCATATCCATTACCAGATATTTCATTCGGCAACGAGCACGACGCGTAAACTGTTGATAATGTTTAAATAAGCTACGTAATCGGCGATCTTCAAGGAGCTCAAATAAGCAACTTCGATCACCATCAACGGCGATAAAACTCATCTTGCCTTTAGCGCTCCGCATTAATTTAAATTCATCAATACATAATGTTTCCGGTAGATAATTTAAATTTGGTTTATATTGATCGGCGAGGTTCAAAAGGACCCGCTAGACTGAAGTTTCACTGATGAATAAGTCATGGGCAATATCTTTAATTGTTTGAATCCGCGTTAATTGAAGAATGATTTCATGCTTTAAATCTCGACTAATTGTCCGTTGATGCTCAAAGAGATAACTAGTTGCGTTAAATGTTGTATGACAATCAGGACATTGAAAACGTTGAATCTTAACAAGCAACATTAATGGTTGAGTCTAAATTGTCCATATTTGTGTTTAGCTTGATAAAAGCCATATTTTAAGATTTGACCACGATTAATGACTCCACAATTTGGACAAGCCCGTGGTGTATAAGAAAGGGTACAGGATATTTGTGCCACCCGAACTTTTTTAATTGTTTTATATTTAAGCCAATGATGAGGAAAATTTAAATGAGGGTCTGTTAAATTGAGAAGAGTTCTTGTATCATTATCCATGGAGGTTACCTTCTTTACTATATGATTTGGCGATTTCATTGTATCAGCGGGCGAGCCTCTTTTTAGTTTAAAAACAAAAATCTGATATTGGTATAGAAAGTGATATTTCTATATCAACACCAGATATTGTAGAGCCGTTTTATTAGTGTAATCAATTTAATTTATCTTTTATCCGTGTGAATTTTAGTAAAACTAAATATACTGTTCAACCATGTTTCGATACTTTAATAGTTCTTTTTGTCCCATGGAAGAATCGGGGAGAACGACTTGAACGCTATTTTTGCCACCATTTTCATCCATTTGCTGACGTCCCCATACCCCTAATGACATAATGAGACGGGCAATTTCTTGACCACCTGTCGTGAGAACAAAACAACCAGCCTCTTTAATCGGACTGATTAAGTATTTGGTTTGCAATTCCTCAATTATCGTTATCAATTGATTATCAGAAACATTAGTCAATAATTCGTGTAAATCATCAAAGTCCAGCGGTTTTATTCCTAGCCAAAAAAGAACTTTAGAGTAATCAGCATTACGCAAAAGGCTTAAAGAATAAGTAATTCCATGATTAGTTTCTTGATTCATCATTAACCCACTCCCGCGTACAAAATATTGTAATATTCATCACAAATTATAACATGAGGAAAAAGCAATCTCAAAAGATAACCCATATTTATTTATCGAATTATTAATTTAAAAGACAGATTTCTTATTAAAGCTCATTTACTCGTTGAAATAGCTATTAAAACCATTATATTGTATATTTACTTTTTAGTAAAACTTGTGCTTCTTTTATCCCATAGAAATGTGATTGGGGACAGCTCGCTTTATGAGCGATTAATACTTGTCGTGCTTGGTCACACTGCACCTTTGCTAGCCCATTTTGCTGAAATACTTGAAGATAAAATGATAACTGCCGTAATTTAATCGCTAATTGGCTGCGTGCCTTCAATAAAGTCACGTCCTTAAACTGTTTATGATCATGAATAAAGAAACGCGTTTTTCGTCGTTGCAAGGCATAGTTAATTGAATTACTCTTAACCCGGTGAAGGTCTTGAACGCTGAGGCCATGTTGACGGAGGAGGTAATTAAACATTGTAATCTGCTGGTCGACTTGTCGCCAGTCTGTCGCAACATCGTCTCGTAATTGCTTAATCTCTTTTTTGGTAAGACGGTGAGTAACTCCTTGTTTTAATTGGTGATATAAAGTTTGTAGATCTTGATAATCGCGTTGGTGGAGTGGAAGGTCAACTCGACTAAACAAGTTACATCGCTGGTAAAGGATCGTTCCTTCGTGGTTCTTAAATCCCTGCTGATCAACAATAAACTGGAATATCTCTTGTGGAAAACGCCGCCCAGCTTGATAAGCCAAAAGAATGCTATCCATATACAGATTAATTTCGTTAATTCCGGTCTGAATCTCTCTTGCAACCTTTTGAGGAATACTGGCATGCTGCTGAAAATGAGAGATACCTAGAAATAGTTGGCGTCCACTTGTACGAGAACGTAAGATAAATTGATTCTTTAAACGCCGACCACAATCACAATAAAGGTTGTCGCCAGGGTGGTCATGCTGTCGCTGATACCAAGGATCAATTACCATTCCCTGAAACTCCCAATCAGTCTGTTTAAGATAGTGATGAGTATGAAAACGCGATAGCATCGCATAACGTGTAAACTCACTCAACGCCTGCACCTGATTGGCCGTTAAATGTTGTAAAATAGCTTCTCGCTGTTGACGAGTCAACGCAATAATTTTATCCATCCTCTCATCCCTTTTCTTAAAATACTGTATTACTATATCAAAACAAACGTTCGATTTCAAATTGTCTATTTAATTTTTTCCTGGTAAAATATTTAATTACAAGGAGTGATATTATTTGGATTTAGACATACAGCCCGTGAGGTTGAGTTTAAAAGAATATAAACAAGTTAAACAATTATATATGCGCGCATTTCCGAAATATGAGCGAGAACCGTGGACGTGGTTGCTCATCAAGAGTAAGTATCAACGCGCTGACTTCATGGCCTTCTATGACCAGGAACAGTTTGTTGGATTTGCTTACGTTATTCACAGTCACGGTATGCATTATATTTTGTATCTCGCAGTTAATGATCAAATCCGTTCTCAAGGATATGGGACACGGATCATTAATGGGCTTCGTCGCCTTTACCCTGAAGATTCACTTGCCCTGGATGTTGAGCAACCCAATCCCCAGGCGGCAAATAATCAGCAACGGTTACGACGACTTAAGTTTTATCGGCGCAATGGCTTTTTCCCAACTCCAAAACTTTTCAAAGAGGAAAAAGTCACATTCCAAGTTTTAGCAACTAATAAAAAAATCAACCAACGAAAGATTGATAAGGCCTTTGAGTGGTTTTCATGGCCTCTTGGTTGGTTGATTCAATAAAAGATATTAAAAAATGAGTGGAAAATACTGATGTTGTTTCTCCACTCATTTTTATTTTCCGCTCCCTGGTTGGTTGTAAAGGGCGTGGTTTGGTAACTCAAAGTTAAGATTTTCATATCCATCCCATTTTGTTTGAAGCGCGACCATCCTTGTTTGGTCATTTTCCACAGTGTCCCTTGGCGTTAAGCCCAACGATTTACGGGTTATTTTTGAAACACGATTAATTTCTCGAGGCGTCGCAATTTGAAATGAAGTACCTTCAATTATGGCATCCTTCCCTCTGAATTGTTCCCGCTGAACATTATTGAGGGCCACGTGATAATTAAGGTAAAGACTAGCGATATCATTAATTGGAGCATCTGTTCGTACCCCATCCTTAACAGCAGGCATAATTTTATTAGCCGCTGAAATAGAACCATGACGCTTAAAAGATTCAATAGTTGACTCAATGATCTGCTGTCCCCGGCGCTAACGACCATAGTCATTATCTGGATCATCATACCGCATTCGAGAATACTTTAAAGCCATCTTTCCATTCAAATGTTGCCATCCTTTTTTTAAATGGTGGCCTTCATAAGTAAAAGCAAATGGATTATTAACATCTACTCCGCCTACTACATTTACAACCCTTTCTAAGGTTCCCATATTCATCAAAGCATAGTAATCAACCGGAACATCTAGTAGTTTTGAAACCTGCTTCTTCGCTTCACTTGCTCCACCAATAGCGTAGGCAGCATTAAGTTTAACATAATCTGCTCCTTTATTAGTATTGACCTTAATAAGAGTATCCCGCGGAATCGCTGTTATAGTCATCGTCTTTTTAACTGGATTAACCGTTAATAATTCCATTGTATCAGTATTACCAGCGTAACTAGTTCCACGACCGAGTGCACCTACATCTGTTCCCATTATTAGAACACTAAACGGCTTTTTATCTTGTATTCTTTGAACACTACTTTTACTCGACTTAGTCATTATTGTAGTAGAAGTTGAATGCCAGCTCCAAATCCCATAAATAATAACTACTGCAAAAAGGAGACCAATTGCTAATAGTAAAAGCTGTAACCATCGATTTAATTTTTTCATATTTTATCCCCTAGTTATAAACTTAATTACTATTTTATTCTGCCCATTGAGATTAATAAAATACCGATTTACAATACTTGAAATATAAAAATTAGATATCAGACAGGAGATCAACATGAACTTAAAACAGCTTCGTTATTTTCTAATAGTCGCTCAGGAATAACAACTTACCTCAGCTGCCAAATTGCTATATATCGCTCAACCACCACTTTCCTATCAAATGAAGCAACTAGAAAAAGAACTAGGAACAAAACTTTTTATTCGTGAATCTCACGGAATTACTCTTACAGAAGCTGGAAAAATATTTCAACGTTATGCACAACAAGTTGTTAACCTTACAAATGAAACGACCGATGAATTAAACAAAGAACAAAATGGAACAAGGGGAATCATCCGAATGGGTCTCATTTCATCAGCAGGTAATATTGTTCCCAACAAAGCAATGATCAATTTTACTAAGTTTTACCCTGATATAAGTTTTCGAATATATGAAGATAATACCATTAATCTAATCGATAAACTTCAAAACGGAATCATAGACCTTGCTATCGTGCGGACTCCATTTAATATGCAAGATTTAGCCAAGATTGACATCATAACTGATAAAATGACTGCGGTATATAATCCGCGTTATTATTCTTTCAACTCAAATGAACTTAAGTTAGCTGACTTTGCGCAACAACCACTGATTCTCTATCGACGGTTTGAAACAATTTTTAACAATAGTTTTGCGCAACAAGGAATTCATCCTTAATATGCAGTAAAGTGTGACGACGCTCGTACTTCCATTCTATGGGCAGATCGTGGAATGGGGATAGCTTTAGTGACAAGCTCAATTGCCAAAGAATATGCGCAACAACAAATAAGAACCATTGATTATTCACAATGGCAATCTAAAATTCAATTAGTTTAGCGAAAAAACTACCGCATTAAACCAGTTACTCAACGTTTTATCGATACTTTCACAAATCATTTGGCTTAATTTATTCGCACTTTTATCCGTGCGAAAAGTATTGGTATGCTGCCCTGTTTGCCACTTCTAGACGTAACCCAATTTATGTCACAAGTCTCTTTTCCATGATTAGTCAAGAAAATAAGGTTCACAAAAGTGTTATAATTTATGTAAGCGGATACATAAAGGAGTGATAACATTGGTAGAACCATTATTTTTAAAACCAGTCTTTCATGAGAAAATTTGGGGTGGTCGACACCTTGCAACTGACTTCGGTTACCAAATTCCAGCGGGAACAATTGGTGAGTGCTGGGCAATTTCTGGACATCCTCATGGGCCAAATATCATCATAAATGGTCAATACGAAGGCCAACTATTGCCAAAAGTTTATCAGCAACATCCCGAGCTATTTGGCAATCCCCGCTCTTCTGTTTGCCCATTATTAACAAAGATTCTTGATGCTAATGCTAGTTTATCAATTCAAGTTCACCCCGATGATGCTTACGCCGAAGAACATGAACATGAGCACGAGCTAGGCAAAACAGAGTGTTGGTATGTCATTCATGCAGAACCAGGGGCTTATTTAACATACGGCCATACCGCAAAAACACGCGATGAACTTATTAAGATGATCGATAATCACCAATGGGCAAAACTCTTTAGTAAAAGGCCAGTAAAAACGGGGGACTTTGTCTATGTGCCAAGCGGAACTATCCATGCCTTAAATAAAGGAATTATTGTCTTAGAAACCCAGCAAAGTTCTGATACCACTTATCGGATCTATGACTATGATCGTCGAGATAAAAAGACAGGCCAATTACGTCAGCTTCATTTAAGACAAGCAAAAGATGTGACAACAGTACCATTTACCGAACCACAAATTAACCCCCCATTGTCCATGATGGTAATTCAATAATTACTACTTTAATTTCTCAACCTGATTCATCATTCTTTACCGTCTACAAGTGGGAAATCCATGATCAAACCAGTTTGACTCACGAGCATGGCCCCTATACTCTAGTTTCAATCATTAATGGCAATGGAATTTTAACCGTTGATGATCAACAATATTCACTTCACAAAGGCAATCATTTTATCATCCCTGCAACCATTAAAAGCTGGACGATGAACGATGAGTTTCTAGCCATTGCTTCTGAACCGACAGATTAATCATTTGATAGTTGTAATATTTTAGCTACTTGTTTACTGAAAAGATATGGCGCCAGCTGGGTTAGAAAATAAGGAAATTAATTAGCTATTTTAATTTTCTATGTTCATTTGATTAAGAAGAGTTTAAGGTGGTTAATATTTGTTAGCAACTAAGATAATTCTCTTCCCTATTATCTTTAAAGCCGATAATATATGTTGCAATCACCTAATATAAACTTTAATTTAAGGAGGGACTTATTATGAAATTCCAAAGTACTACTAACTCACCGATTGGCAAGCGCTTTGTTGTTCTTGTTGCTTCCCTGCTGTGCGGTTTATTCTTAATCAATCACCGAGTATCAGCAGCTACTCTTGAGGCACCCGGGAATACCACGGCTGTACCATTTGAGTCGAAGGTCCCTCCCGTTAAAATTATCTCTAGCAATGAACTTTTGAAACGGGAATACGTGGATCTGCGGGCAAAACGACAACTAGAGAATGAACAAGTTGTAACTAATTTCGATACTGAATAACAAAGCGGGTCTCGTCTGCTGGTAACACCAGCACGAGATCCGCTTTATTTTTAATCATCATCTTGGTAATGAAGATCAGCAAACTTCTTATCTGCGTTTTGTTGCGCCATATCCTTCGATTGGTAGTAGACCGCCTTCAACCCAATTTCCAGCACCTCCACCAACAACTAAAACCTTAACTTGCTTTACCATCAACGGTTTCTGTCTTCACTGCATATGAGTCACCATCACCAGCGCCTTGGGTCCAACCGCGGACATTTAACCAACGTT
This region includes:
- the pstA gene encoding phosphate ABC transporter permease PstA, whose product is MRPEKVDRLATVIILTLTGLVGLVLFALLAYLLLSGIPHISWHFLTSSAESFRSGGGIRDQLFNSLYLVVLTLIVSIPLALCAAIYLSEYAPDNRWTNLLRLAIEVLSSLPSVVVGLFGYLVFVLQWGLDFSLLAGALALTILNLPILTRACEDALRQVPYLQRQAGLGLGMSKWRVTTKIVLPAALPGIITGAILSAGRIFGEAAALIYTAGQSSPAISYTDWNPFSPTSFLNPLRPAETLAVHIWKVNSEGLVPDARAVSNGSVAVLILTILIFNLLARYIGYLIKRRLAK
- a CDS encoding response regulator transcription factor, with amino-acid sequence MTKKFLLMSQQDDLVQQLQAICKKEHWTYELVTTPTGLVVALEKNQISGIWWDMTEVSLDTTIATMTLIRSQVQGPITAFTPRFTEHIQRKLYRAHVDDVIAFPLLPSVFRSLIQQRLWTYHYPQMHSLADDNMTKNDPVITTGSWEINQETYTVTKNDKTIALTPKEFQLLSYLVDHKGQVLNRDQLVNGVWGYDILDTSRIVDIHISHLRDKLEDDSQHPTHLLTVRGFGYKFV
- a CDS encoding LCP family protein; protein product: MKKLNRWLQLLLLAIGLLFAVVIIYGIWSWHSTSTTIMTKSSKSSVQRIQDKKPFSVLIMGTDVGALGRGTSYAGNTDTMELLTVNPVKKTMTITAIPRDTLIKVNTNKGADYVKLNAAYAIGGASEAKKQVSKLLDVPVDYYALMNMGTLERVVNVVGGVDVNNPFAFTYEGHHLKKGWQHLNGKMALKYSRMRYDDPDNDYGR
- a CDS encoding GNAT family N-acetyltransferase; the encoded protein is MDLDIQPVRLSLKEYKQVKQLYMRAFPKYEREPWTWLLIKSKYQRADFMAFYDQEQFVGFAYVIHSHGMHYILYLAVNDQIRSQGYGTRIINGLRRLYPEDSLALDVEQPNPQAANNQQRLRRLKFYRRNGFFPTPKLFKEEKVTFQVLATNKKINQRKIDKAFEWFSWPLGWLIQ
- the pstC gene encoding phosphate ABC transporter permease subunit PstC; this encodes MEDLRQRLTQPSVESKQEASGKVISYLAITLIGGLVATILIFLTWKGIALFTGNHYSLWEFLSGIKWQPSDHVFGALPMIATSFSVTLLSGVIALPLALVVAIAITEILPSTAYKFLQPTIELLVGIPSVVYGYVGLTVIVPFLRRFFGGTGFGILAATCVLFLMILPTMTSMTIDSFRAVPKQYRNASAGLGATRWQTISRVIIPSAQSGILTAMVFGMARAFGEALAVQMVIGNTTVMPTGLMHSAATLTSVLTTGIGNTVMGTISNNALWSLALILLVMSLALNLLMRLVSRKGVK
- a CDS encoding ISL3 family transposase; this translates as MNLADQYKPNLNYLPETLCIDEFKLMRSAKGKMSFIAVDGDRSCLFELLEDRRLRSLFKHYQQFTRRARCRMKYLVMDMNAAYDQLVKTVFPCAQIIYDRFHIAKHLNDTMNHVRIHVFNRLRKGDSAEQKQARRLKHYWRLFLQDREKLSTKLYYEGRYFNRVVNSMIILDLMLGYDQELRATYNFIQSLKHAYNQRDFTTFFQLLKLRPDSVSHYTIHRCQVLARYKEGIKCGFETKFSNGRTERINNRIKTIKRVACGYRYFTAFKTRIYLIIGHQIQTN
- a CDS encoding transposase; amino-acid sequence: MDNDTRTLLNLTDPHLNFPHHWLKYKTIKKVRVAQISCTLSYTPRACPNCGVINRGQILKYGFYQAKHKYGQFRLNH
- a CDS encoding phosphate ABC transporter substrate-binding protein, producing MKKTIIGVVIVAIVCWLGGSWVLAKQQLSQEKITIVGSTALQPLAEAVANNYRTKHPQTSIIVQGGGSGTGLSQVQAGAVNIGSADIFADQQDGINANKLDDNIVAVLGIVPIVNEELGIKNLTMKQLQQIFTGQITNWQEVGGPDLPITVINRAHGSGTRVAFEQTVLKPGMQAVNAQEQDSNGTVKEIIRNTPGAISYIAFAYLNDQVQSVNLDGVAPTADNVTTNKWPLWSYEHMYTQKQPSQSTASFIKYMQSEKVQKTLVTEAHYISIHDMKVEKTPTGKVTERK